The Ignicoccus islandicus DSM 13165 sequence TGCTTTACTTAAGCGATCCAACATCGTTTAAGCTTCTTGCAACAGCATATATGTGGACACCGGCGATTTCGGCGATCTTAGCTATGCACGGCGTTAAATGGATAAGACCTCTGTTACTAAGAAAGAACGTTCGCTACTTAGCTACCTCCTTGGCTATTTCAATTGCGCTACCGTTATTCCATTTAGCTCTAACCTATTTGGTTTTCTCGGCCTATTGGATTGAACCCACAACAGCATTGTTCATATTGAAAGGCAAAAGCGTTAGTTTACCACAGCTTTTGTTATTGGGAATAATTGCTGGTATGTCAGCTAACGCTATCGTGGCCCTAGGCGAAGAAATAGGATGGAGGGGATTTATGTATCGGGAGTTAAAGGATATTGGGAGAACTAAAGCGGCAATAATAATAGGAGTAACATGGGCCCTATGGCATTGGCCCTTGATAGCGTACGGTTACAATTTCCCAGACAGTAAGTTACTTGGGCTGTTACCTTTTGCAGTAACTTTA is a genomic window containing:
- a CDS encoding CPBP family intramembrane glutamic endopeptidase; protein product: MNQLYRYLFYLFAFSIVEYIALLYLSDPTSFKLLATAYMWTPAISAILAMHGVKWIRPLLLRKNVRYLATSLAISIALPLFHLALTYLVFSAYWIEPTTALFILKGKSVSLPQLLLLGIIAGMSANAIVALGEEIGWRGFMYRELKDIGRTKAAIIIGVTWALWHWPLIAYGYNFPDSKLLGLLPFAVTLIPLTYLMLLITELGGIVPNAVLHGVINAILPLEYVALTSVPDVLRPPAGLGGAIPWFVAIVLVKAFSRLSSRASPLQRVQ